A stretch of the Planctomycetota bacterium genome encodes the following:
- a CDS encoding ATP-binding cassette domain-containing protein encodes MTNAISMRHIRKTFGPKVAVEGLDLAIREGAMVGMIGPNGAGKSTTIRMIMSILFPDSGELQVLGRKSALESKDRIGYLPEERGVYRKMKVRGFLKYVGKLKGVREPELGQRVQHWLDRVGLADAADKKCEELSKGMQQKVQFIAAVLHEPELLILDEPFSGLDPVNLRLLQDLMTEQHRAGRTVVLCTHVMFQAEQMCDEIVMIHDGRKVLDASMAEIRAQHEPNAVVFEPVNGSNAEAAARAIPGVQAVTQTREGWMAYTDPEALPAHDAVRAIAAAIDVRSVAAKRVTLEDVFVEIVAGGDAEDRDEIRQRLHEPAQASEQPEAAGT; translated from the coding sequence GTGACCAACGCCATCTCCATGCGCCACATCCGAAAGACCTTCGGGCCCAAGGTCGCCGTCGAGGGGCTGGACCTGGCCATCCGCGAGGGCGCGATGGTCGGCATGATCGGCCCCAACGGCGCGGGCAAGAGCACCACCATCCGCATGATCATGTCCATCCTCTTCCCGGATTCGGGAGAGCTCCAGGTGCTCGGACGCAAGAGCGCCCTAGAGAGCAAGGACCGCATCGGCTACCTGCCCGAGGAACGCGGCGTCTACCGCAAGATGAAGGTCCGCGGCTTCCTCAAGTACGTGGGCAAGCTCAAGGGCGTCCGCGAGCCCGAGCTCGGCCAGCGCGTGCAGCACTGGCTCGATCGCGTGGGCCTCGCCGACGCCGCCGACAAGAAGTGCGAGGAGCTCAGCAAGGGCATGCAGCAGAAGGTGCAGTTCATCGCCGCCGTGCTGCACGAGCCCGAACTGCTGATCCTCGACGAGCCCTTCAGCGGCCTGGACCCGGTCAATCTCCGGCTGCTGCAGGACCTGATGACCGAGCAGCACCGGGCGGGCAGGACCGTGGTGCTCTGCACGCACGTGATGTTCCAGGCCGAGCAAATGTGCGACGAGATCGTGATGATCCATGACGGCCGCAAGGTGCTGGACGCGTCGATGGCCGAGATCCGCGCTCAGCACGAGCCCAACGCCGTGGTGTTCGAACCCGTGAATGGGTCCAACGCCGAGGCCGCCGCCCGGGCCATCCCCGGCGTGCAGGCCGTCACGCAGACCCGCGAGGGCTGGATGGCCTACACCGATCCCGAGGCGCTGCCCGCGCACGACGCCGTCCGCGCCATCGCGGCCGCCATCGACGTGCGGAGCGTGGCCGCCAAGCGGGTGACGCTCGAGGACGTGTTCGTCGAGATCGTCGCCGGCGGCGACGCCGAGGACCGAGACGAGATCCGCCAGCGGCTGCACGAGCCGGCGCAGGCGAGCGAGCAACCGGAGGCCGCCGGCACGTGA
- the purM gene encoding phosphoribosylformylglycinamidine cyclo-ligase, with the protein MPRSQTRSERPGPSGGPGKGQHGERSRDRSRPRGLTYADSGVDIDAGDEAVGRILGHMRRTHGQRVIANAGGFAGLFRLDYNQQLFKRNYRDPVLVACTDGVGTKVLLAVAMDRHDTVGQDCVAMNVNDMIVQGAEPLFFLDYIGIHRVVPAQIEQIVKGVADGCRIAGCSLLGGETAEMPDVYAEGDYDLAGFAVGVVELKRAIDPLRVEPGDVVLGLSSSGVHSNGFSLVRRIIRHANLDLASVYPELDEERTLGEVLLTPTRIYAQPIVKLLRGYRVKRVVSGMAHVTGGGLAANLERALHPRVDAVLDRGSWSVPPIFDFLKRRGSVRPAEMDRVFNMGVGFCLIVRPTFADAVVAKLARSGELVARLGVIRSGSGKVRFK; encoded by the coding sequence GTGCCCCGCAGCCAGACCCGCAGCGAGCGTCCGGGCCCTTCCGGCGGCCCGGGGAAGGGACAGCACGGCGAGCGGTCCCGGGACCGGTCTCGTCCGCGGGGGCTGACCTACGCCGACTCGGGCGTGGACATCGACGCGGGCGACGAGGCGGTCGGACGCATCCTGGGGCACATGCGCCGCACGCACGGCCAGCGGGTGATCGCCAACGCGGGGGGCTTCGCGGGCCTCTTTCGCCTGGATTACAACCAGCAGCTCTTCAAGCGGAACTACCGCGACCCGGTGCTGGTCGCCTGCACCGACGGCGTGGGCACCAAGGTGCTGCTGGCCGTCGCGATGGACCGCCACGACACCGTCGGCCAGGACTGCGTTGCGATGAACGTCAACGACATGATCGTGCAGGGCGCCGAGCCCTTGTTCTTCCTGGATTACATCGGCATCCATCGCGTGGTGCCCGCGCAGATCGAGCAGATCGTCAAGGGAGTCGCGGATGGCTGTCGCATCGCCGGCTGCTCGCTGCTGGGCGGCGAGACGGCCGAGATGCCCGACGTGTACGCCGAGGGCGACTACGACCTGGCGGGCTTCGCGGTGGGCGTCGTCGAGCTCAAGCGGGCGATCGACCCGCTGCGGGTCGAGCCGGGCGACGTCGTGCTGGGGCTGTCGTCGTCGGGCGTGCACTCCAACGGGTTCAGCCTGGTCCGCCGCATCATCCGGCACGCCAACCTCGATCTCGCGTCGGTCTATCCGGAGCTGGACGAGGAGCGCACGCTGGGCGAGGTGCTGCTGACGCCCACGCGGATCTACGCCCAGCCCATCGTCAAGCTGCTTCGGGGCTACCGCGTGAAGCGGGTGGTGAGCGGGATGGCGCACGTCACCGGCGGCGGGCTGGCGGCCAACCTCGAGCGGGCGCTGCACCCCCGCGTCGACGCCGTGCTCGACCGCGGGAGCTGGAGCGTGCCGCCGATATTCGACTTCCTCAAGCGGCGGGGCTCGGTGCGGCCGGCGGAGATGGACCGCGTCTTCAACATGGGCGTGGGCTTCTGCCTGATCGTGCGGCCGACCTTCGCCGACGCCGTGGTCGCCAAGCTCGCGCGGTCCGGAGAACTCGTCGCACGGCTAGGGGTTATCCGAAGCGGCAGCGGCAAGGTTCGTTTTAAGTAA
- a CDS encoding PCRF domain-containing protein, which translates to MSTTAADIPDAVRAKLDELADQFRRVESDLQDPEVLADHEKVRDLSIKRAALAPVAEGYQRYRGLLDEAAEMRQAIDAGDDAELVEMARAELPELEAKAVEEIEAVKGALVGSDDQLVGSVILEVRAGAGGDEAQLWARDLLQMYEKYAGRRSWSFEAMDVSGGDGLGGVRSVTVGVKGEGVWAELSFEAGVHSVKRVPETEAQGRIHTSTATVAVLPEPKQVEIKVDWANDVTEHITTAQGPGGQNVNKVATAVHLVHAPTGIEVRMQESKSQHQNREKARRLLMARLYERQLREAEAERSAARKGQIGTGERSEKVRVYRYQDGIVADQRLDAKFNLRTTLMEGDLGPIMQALTEQRTAERLAAL; encoded by the coding sequence GTGAGCACCACCGCCGCCGACATCCCCGACGCCGTCCGCGCCAAGCTCGACGAGCTGGCCGACCAGTTCCGCCGGGTTGAGTCCGACCTGCAGGATCCCGAGGTGCTGGCGGACCACGAGAAGGTGCGGGACCTGTCGATCAAGCGAGCCGCGCTCGCGCCGGTCGCCGAGGGCTACCAGCGGTACCGCGGGCTGCTGGACGAAGCGGCCGAGATGCGGCAGGCCATCGATGCCGGCGACGACGCCGAGCTGGTCGAGATGGCCCGGGCCGAGTTGCCCGAGCTGGAGGCCAAGGCGGTCGAGGAGATCGAGGCGGTCAAGGGGGCGCTCGTCGGCTCCGACGACCAGCTGGTGGGCTCGGTGATCCTCGAGGTGCGGGCCGGAGCCGGGGGCGACGAAGCGCAGCTCTGGGCCCGCGACCTGCTGCAGATGTACGAGAAATACGCCGGCCGGCGGAGCTGGAGCTTCGAGGCCATGGACGTCAGCGGCGGCGACGGCCTCGGGGGCGTGCGGTCGGTCACCGTGGGCGTGAAGGGCGAGGGCGTCTGGGCCGAACTGAGCTTCGAGGCCGGCGTGCATTCGGTCAAGCGGGTGCCCGAGACCGAGGCCCAGGGCCGCATCCACACGTCGACGGCGACCGTCGCGGTGCTGCCCGAGCCCAAGCAGGTCGAGATCAAGGTCGACTGGGCGAACGACGTGACCGAGCACATCACGACCGCCCAGGGTCCGGGCGGGCAGAACGTCAACAAGGTGGCCACCGCGGTGCACCTGGTGCACGCGCCCACCGGCATCGAGGTGCGGATGCAGGAGAGCAAGAGCCAGCACCAGAACCGGGAGAAGGCGCGGCGGCTGCTGATGGCGAGGCTCTACGAGCGCCAGCTGCGGGAGGCCGAGGCCGAGCGTTCCGCCGCCCGCAAGGGACAGATCGGCACCGGCGAGCGGTCCGAGAAGGTCCGCGTCTACCGCTACCAGGACGGCATCGTGGCCGACCAGCGGCTGGACGCCAAGTTCAACCTCCGCACGACGCTGATGGAGGGCGACCTGGGTCCGATCATGCAGGCCCTCACCGAGCAGCGGACCGCCGAGCGGCTCGCGGCGCTCTAG
- a CDS encoding nicotinate-nicotinamide nucleotide adenylyltransferase, with protein MAVESRQPVPVLHVPPECAHVVLFGGTFDPPHVAHVDLADLARRRVEADTGERAWLVFVPAARSPHKADPPEAGDRQRLEMVCIASAEVDRCAVWSDEIDRARAGEPSYWALTLERAAAQAGGATLWFVIGADQAAAFDRWRDPRGLLDRARPLVLPRGRVRDAAALREAMRSSGFWSDAELDAWRNRFVAVPGVRAASTDVREADGGPFETPLHPGVAAYARRHALYGMAADADAPAADRS; from the coding sequence GTGGCCGTTGAATCTCGCCAGCCCGTACCGGTGCTGCATGTTCCCCCGGAGTGCGCGCACGTCGTGCTGTTCGGCGGCACATTCGATCCGCCGCACGTCGCCCACGTGGACCTCGCCGACCTCGCGCGGCGACGCGTCGAAGCCGACACCGGCGAGCGCGCGTGGCTGGTGTTCGTGCCGGCGGCCCGGTCGCCCCACAAGGCCGATCCGCCCGAGGCCGGCGATCGCCAGCGGCTGGAGATGGTGTGCATCGCGTCTGCTGAGGTGGACCGGTGCGCGGTGTGGAGCGACGAGATCGATCGGGCGCGTGCGGGCGAACCCAGCTACTGGGCGCTGACTCTCGAGCGAGCGGCGGCGCAGGCCGGCGGTGCCACGCTGTGGTTCGTCATCGGCGCAGACCAGGCCGCCGCATTCGACCGCTGGCGGGATCCGCGCGGCCTGCTCGATCGGGCGCGGCCGCTGGTGCTGCCCCGGGGCCGGGTGCGGGACGCCGCGGCGCTCCGCGAGGCGATGCGCTCGAGCGGGTTCTGGAGCGACGCCGAGCTCGACGCCTGGCGGAACCGCTTCGTGGCGGTGCCGGGCGTGCGGGCGGCGTCGACCGACGTGCGGGAGGCCGACGGCGGGCCCTTCGAGACGCCGCTGCATCCGGGGGTGGCCGCGTATGCGCGGCGGCATGCGCTCTACGGCATGGCGGCCGACGCCGACGCGCCCGCGGCGGACCGCAGCTGA
- the metK gene encoding methionine adenosyltransferase: protein MHSTHLFTSESVSMGHPDKVADQISDAVLDAMLADDPHSRVAVETMVATGLVVVAGEVTTNTYVDIQDLVRDTIRGIGYDDAHMRFDCDSCAVLVALNKQSPDIAQGVDREGAGDQGLMFGFACNETDALMPLPIQLAHRLVEQQAHVRREEIIPGLRPDAKSQVTIEYDGLAPKRVDTLVMSTQHDSSWNGRQDALRREVIEHVFKPVLGEWWNPGITIHVNPTGKFEIGGPHGDAGLTGRKIIVDTYGGRGRHGGGAFSGKDPTKVDRSAAYMARYIAKNVVAADLADVCEVQLSYAIGVAEPTSVHLDCYGTQKVDLAQIEKAIREVFPLTPRAIIETLDLRKPIYTRTARHGHFGRKPLEKDGRTYFGWERTDRVDQLRSAAGASASAAMP, encoded by the coding sequence ATGCACAGCACGCACCTGTTCACCTCCGAGTCCGTGTCGATGGGCCACCCCGACAAGGTGGCCGACCAGATCTCCGATGCCGTCCTGGACGCGATGCTGGCCGACGATCCGCACTCCCGCGTGGCCGTGGAGACCATGGTCGCCACGGGGCTGGTGGTCGTCGCGGGCGAGGTGACCACCAACACCTACGTCGACATCCAGGATCTGGTCCGAGACACGATCCGCGGCATCGGCTACGACGACGCCCACATGCGCTTCGATTGCGATTCGTGCGCCGTGCTCGTCGCCCTCAACAAGCAGAGCCCCGACATCGCCCAGGGCGTGGACCGCGAGGGCGCGGGCGACCAGGGCCTCATGTTCGGCTTCGCCTGCAACGAGACCGATGCGCTCATGCCGCTGCCCATCCAGCTGGCGCACCGCCTCGTCGAGCAGCAGGCCCACGTCCGCCGCGAAGAGATCATTCCCGGGCTGCGGCCCGACGCCAAGAGCCAGGTCACCATCGAGTACGACGGGCTGGCCCCCAAGCGGGTCGACACGCTGGTGATGTCCACCCAGCACGACTCGTCCTGGAACGGCCGCCAGGACGCCCTCCGACGCGAGGTCATCGAGCACGTCTTCAAGCCCGTGCTCGGCGAGTGGTGGAACCCGGGCATCACCATCCACGTCAACCCGACGGGCAAGTTCGAGATCGGCGGGCCCCACGGCGACGCCGGCCTGACCGGACGCAAGATCATCGTCGATACCTACGGCGGCCGCGGACGCCACGGCGGCGGCGCCTTCAGCGGCAAGGACCCCACCAAGGTCGATCGCTCGGCGGCCTACATGGCCCGCTACATCGCCAAGAACGTCGTCGCCGCCGATCTCGCCGACGTCTGCGAGGTGCAGCTCAGCTACGCCATCGGCGTGGCCGAGCCCACCAGCGTGCACCTGGACTGTTACGGCACCCAGAAGGTTGATCTCGCCCAGATCGAGAAGGCCATCCGCGAGGTCTTCCCGCTCACGCCCCGCGCCATCATCGAGACGCTCGACCTCCGCAAGCCCATCTACACCCGCACCGCGCGGCACGGCCACTTCGGACGCAAGCCGCTGGAAAAGGACGGCCGGACCTACTTCGGCTGGGAGCGGACCGACCGAGTCGATCAGCTGCGGTCCGCCGCGGGCGCGTCGGCGTCGGCCGCCATGCCGTAG
- a CDS encoding GxxExxY protein → MSNDSRDYDDRGEYRPRGGGRRGGHRGGHGRGGHRGRGSHQQHDRHGIPLSALDPELTDISRRVIGCAIEVHKTLGPGYPIELYSKALQAELDNAGIDHVADRKIDVEYGGTLIGQVAASLFVEDRFIVDLVSRPGDVGTGERLQTRAKLRSLELELGLIINFAQRRLKDGLVRVLNPDQLKELLEERNRAAEDHAQDDDYEDEYEDDEEYEDEDGDGEDADGDDDR, encoded by the coding sequence TTGAGCAACGACAGCCGAGACTACGACGACCGGGGTGAGTACCGACCGCGCGGCGGGGGGCGCCGCGGGGGCCACCGGGGCGGTCACGGGCGCGGCGGCCACCGGGGCCGCGGCAGCCACCAGCAGCACGATCGCCACGGCATCCCGCTGTCGGCCCTCGATCCCGAGCTGACCGACATAAGCCGCCGGGTCATCGGCTGCGCCATTGAGGTCCACAAGACGCTGGGGCCGGGCTACCCCATCGAGCTCTACAGCAAGGCGCTCCAGGCCGAACTGGACAACGCAGGCATCGACCACGTGGCCGATCGCAAGATCGACGTGGAGTACGGCGGCACGCTGATCGGCCAGGTGGCCGCGTCGCTATTCGTCGAGGATCGATTCATCGTGGATCTGGTCTCCCGCCCGGGCGACGTGGGCACGGGCGAGCGGCTGCAGACGCGGGCCAAGCTCCGCAGCCTGGAGCTGGAGCTGGGCCTGATCATCAACTTCGCCCAGCGGCGGCTCAAGGACGGCCTGGTGCGGGTGCTCAACCCCGATCAGCTCAAGGAGTTGCTCGAGGAGCGCAACCGGGCCGCCGAGGATCACGCCCAGGACGACGACTACGAGGACGAGTACGAGGACGACGAGGAGTACGAGGACGAGGATGGCGACGGTGAGGACGCCGATGGAGACGACGACCGGTAA
- a CDS encoding M28 family peptidase gives MHRPLATLAALASTASLAAAQSSIANALASSDPLVRTYDAHVTTLANPAMGGRLPGSQGMEWAKQYVEHYFEAAGLEPAFGSGEPSWRQPFPLGRITAENVGGVLPGVGELADEYVVVGAHLDHLGTGLFGSRGTVGMLHPGADDNASGVAGILVLAEMLAADFADDTADRRGVLFLAFSGEESGLHGANYYVDNPIAAADKHALMINFDMIGRIQGGGVSVSGAQSGEGLRNLLEPIFEESDLTETIEGTTIAASDHWSFYAAGIPVLFGSASSINPDYHTEDDVSWKINRVDAVRAMRVFADVIEAAATHADGFEFVRSDPQRSGPSMADIRVRFGIRPGAYGDGESGVAVGGVSPDTSAEAAGLREGDVLIAWDGEEIGDIRGWMGMLARHDPGDVVVVTILRDGDRQDIEVTLQGKSGN, from the coding sequence ATGCATCGCCCGCTCGCCACCCTTGCCGCACTCGCCTCGACGGCCTCTCTCGCCGCCGCCCAGTCGAGCATCGCCAACGCCCTGGCCAGCAGCGATCCGCTGGTGCGGACCTACGACGCACACGTGACCACGCTGGCCAATCCGGCCATGGGCGGACGCCTGCCGGGCAGCCAGGGCATGGAATGGGCCAAGCAGTACGTCGAGCACTACTTCGAGGCCGCGGGCCTCGAGCCCGCCTTCGGCTCGGGTGAGCCCTCCTGGCGGCAGCCCTTCCCGCTGGGCCGGATCACCGCCGAGAACGTCGGCGGCGTGCTGCCCGGCGTAGGGGAGTTGGCCGACGAGTACGTCGTCGTCGGCGCCCACCTCGATCATCTGGGCACGGGCCTCTTCGGCTCGCGGGGCACCGTGGGCATGCTGCACCCCGGCGCCGACGACAACGCCTCGGGCGTGGCGGGCATCCTGGTGCTGGCCGAGATGCTGGCCGCCGATTTCGCCGACGACACCGCCGACCGCCGCGGCGTGCTGTTCCTGGCCTTCAGCGGCGAGGAATCGGGCCTGCACGGCGCAAACTACTACGTCGACAATCCCATCGCCGCCGCCGACAAGCACGCGCTCATGATCAACTTCGACATGATCGGCCGCATCCAGGGCGGCGGCGTCTCGGTCTCGGGTGCGCAGTCGGGCGAGGGGTTGCGGAACTTGCTCGAGCCCATCTTCGAGGAGTCGGACCTCACCGAGACCATCGAGGGCACCACCATCGCCGCCAGCGACCACTGGTCGTTCTACGCCGCGGGCATCCCGGTGCTCTTCGGCTCCGCGTCGTCGATCAACCCCGACTACCACACCGAGGACGACGTGTCCTGGAAGATCAACCGCGTCGATGCGGTGCGGGCGATGCGGGTGTTCGCCGACGTGATCGAGGCCGCCGCCACGCACGCCGACGGCTTCGAGTTCGTGCGATCCGATCCGCAACGCAGCGGGCCATCGATGGCCGACATCCGCGTGCGCTTCGGCATCCGTCCGGGCGCGTACGGCGACGGCGAGTCGGGCGTGGCGGTCGGCGGCGTATCGCCCGACACCTCGGCCGAGGCCGCGGGCCTGCGAGAGGGCGACGTCCTGATCGCCTGGGACGGGGAGGAGATCGGCGACATCCGCGGCTGGATGGGCATGCTCGCGCGGCACGACCCCGGCGACGTCGTCGTCGTGACCATCCTGCGCGACGGCGATCGGCAGGACATCGAGGTCACCCTGCAGGGCAAGAGCGGCAACTAA
- a CDS encoding prepilin-type N-terminal cleavage/methylation domain-containing protein: MRPGFTLIELLVVIAIIALLIGILLPALGRARQMGWQSVSLSNTRQINIAQTQYVVDHDELPFKESYRGASRGGWCTWSFGGKNNNDYWRTRSSGLFDEAAFGRPLNPYVHGDIELLRPDGWQDDPYREAPPSDNYRERLQLEAFRSPGDKVTYQQQWPRPTNSLSSYEDVGTSYHTNMKWFDYMREQTGGDFWAAFEQGTARLRLASGFNPSKFVWIHDETADIVANDSSGEGIIGEFGDRNKSVMAFMDGHSEYVVVEPNTFRTDDYTFVFELAGDEPPG; encoded by the coding sequence TTGCGACCCGGCTTCACGCTCATCGAGCTGCTGGTGGTCATCGCGATCATCGCGCTGCTCATCGGCATCCTGCTGCCGGCGCTCGGCCGCGCCCGCCAGATGGGCTGGCAGTCGGTGTCGCTCAGCAACACGCGCCAGATCAACATTGCGCAGACGCAGTACGTCGTCGACCACGACGAACTCCCCTTTAAGGAGAGCTATCGCGGTGCGTCCAGGGGCGGCTGGTGCACGTGGAGCTTCGGCGGCAAGAACAACAACGACTACTGGAGGACCCGCAGCAGCGGCCTCTTCGACGAGGCCGCCTTCGGTCGGCCGCTGAACCCCTACGTGCACGGCGATATCGAGCTGTTGCGCCCCGATGGATGGCAGGACGATCCTTATCGCGAGGCGCCGCCCAGCGACAACTACCGCGAGCGCCTGCAGCTGGAGGCCTTTCGGTCACCGGGCGACAAGGTCACCTACCAGCAGCAGTGGCCACGCCCCACCAACAGCCTCAGCAGTTATGAAGACGTGGGCACCAGCTACCACACCAACATGAAGTGGTTCGACTACATGCGGGAGCAGACCGGCGGAGATTTCTGGGCGGCGTTCGAGCAGGGCACGGCCAGGCTCCGGCTTGCGTCGGGCTTCAACCCGTCCAAGTTCGTCTGGATCCACGATGAGACGGCGGACATCGTCGCAAACGATAGTTCGGGAGAGGGCATCATCGGCGAATTCGGTGATCGCAACAAGTCCGTCATGGCGTTCATGGACGGACATTCCGAGTACGTCGTCGTAGAGCCCAACACCTTCCGGACCGACGACTACACGTTCGTGTTCGAGCTGGCGGGCGATGAGCCTCCCGGATAA
- a CDS encoding ABC transporter permease produces the protein MTRILNIAAREYASTVITKAFLIGAVVVPAIFAAAIPVVGWIISQQEAPAIKGVVAVIDPTGEVAPRLAEYLAPEAIAERRGDFIEQAPISTPQVPEAGQEQVDRALDLVLGEVPTLTVETLPSGTDPEAAKARILEGQKDDPTATIAVAIIDADALVKPDEQESFGGYALSTRPKLDDRITDEIEGGLRRTIRDARYEANGFSREVIGALVNVDAPRTTEITEEGERESSEVFSFILPIVMMMLVLGAVFTGGQYLLTTTIEEKSNRVVEVLLSAVSPMQLMAGKILGQMCVGLTMLLIYSGVGIAALIAFSLSYLVEPLVLVYMFLFFLAGYGMIASLMAAAGAAVNDLREAQAFMTPIMMVMMVPYLAMLIIPRNPNSTLAVVMSFLPPINPFIMMLRIASNDPPPLWQILAALVVAFAGAAAAMWLAAKVFRVGLLMFGKPPDFKTLIRWVRMA, from the coding sequence GTGACACGCATCCTCAACATCGCCGCCCGCGAGTACGCCTCCACCGTGATCACCAAGGCCTTCCTGATCGGCGCCGTGGTCGTGCCGGCCATCTTCGCCGCCGCCATCCCGGTGGTCGGCTGGATCATCAGCCAGCAGGAGGCGCCGGCCATCAAGGGCGTGGTCGCCGTGATCGATCCCACGGGCGAGGTCGCCCCCCGGCTGGCCGAGTATCTCGCCCCCGAGGCCATCGCCGAGCGCCGCGGCGACTTCATCGAGCAGGCCCCGATCTCCACGCCGCAGGTGCCCGAGGCCGGCCAGGAGCAGGTCGATCGCGCCCTCGACCTCGTCCTGGGCGAGGTCCCCACGCTCACCGTCGAGACGCTGCCGAGCGGGACCGACCCCGAGGCCGCCAAGGCCCGCATCCTGGAGGGCCAGAAGGACGACCCGACCGCGACCATCGCCGTCGCGATCATCGACGCCGACGCGCTGGTCAAGCCCGACGAGCAGGAGTCCTTCGGCGGCTACGCGCTCTCGACCAGGCCCAAGCTCGACGACCGCATCACCGACGAGATCGAGGGCGGCCTCCGCCGGACGATCCGCGATGCGCGGTACGAGGCCAACGGCTTCAGCCGCGAGGTGATCGGCGCCCTGGTCAACGTCGATGCACCCCGCACGACCGAGATCACCGAGGAGGGCGAGCGAGAGTCCAGCGAGGTCTTCAGCTTCATCCTGCCCATCGTCATGATGATGCTGGTGCTCGGCGCCGTGTTCACCGGCGGCCAGTACCTGCTCACGACGACGATCGAGGAGAAGTCCAACCGCGTGGTCGAGGTGCTGCTCAGCGCCGTCTCGCCCATGCAGCTGATGGCCGGCAAGATCCTGGGCCAGATGTGCGTCGGGCTGACGATGCTGCTGATCTACTCGGGCGTGGGCATCGCGGCGCTCATCGCCTTCAGCCTGAGCTACCTCGTCGAGCCGCTGGTGCTGGTGTACATGTTCCTGTTCTTCCTGGCGGGCTACGGCATGATCGCCAGCCTGATGGCCGCCGCCGGCGCCGCTGTGAACGACCTCCGCGAGGCCCAGGCCTTCATGACGCCCATCATGATGGTGATGATGGTCCCCTACCTTGCGATGCTCATCATCCCGCGGAACCCCAACTCCACCCTCGCGGTGGTCATGAGCTTCCTGCCGCCCATCAATCCCTTCATCATGATGCTGCGGATCGCCAGCAACGATCCGCCGCCCCTCTGGCAGATCCTCGCGGCCCTGGTCGTCGCCTTCGCCGGCGCCGCCGCCGCCATGTGGCTGGCCGCCAAGGTCTTCCGCGTCGGTCTGCTCATGTTCGGCAAGCCGCCGGACTTCAAGACGCTCATCCGCTGGGTGCGGATGGCGTGA
- a CDS encoding suppressor of fused domain protein, with translation MARDDLHESADIVRHKKPKERGFELAHGDEALINAVTEHFTRHIGEPEHVYHEMVSDLIHLDVHFIPPSNEHPYYTAFTTGMAERAMQAPEGAEEFTHAELMIKLPETWRTDFTDEFLELPEAEQQRHFWPIGVMKTLARFPHEYQTWLYSGHTVPNGDPPAPFADDTQMACALLTPPMIESEDFGTVELADGRRVFILQLLPIGAGETEYKLRNGVETLIDLFQEQGVGDVVDPGRPDVSGLRARRRRKKFLGLF, from the coding sequence ATGGCCCGCGACGACCTGCACGAGTCCGCCGACATCGTCCGCCACAAGAAGCCCAAGGAGCGGGGCTTCGAGCTCGCCCACGGCGACGAGGCCCTCATCAACGCCGTCACCGAGCACTTCACCCGGCACATCGGCGAGCCCGAGCACGTCTACCACGAAATGGTCTCCGACCTCATCCACCTCGACGTGCACTTCATCCCGCCCAGCAACGAGCACCCCTACTACACCGCCTTCACCACCGGCATGGCCGAGCGAGCCATGCAGGCCCCCGAGGGCGCCGAGGAGTTCACCCACGCCGAGCTGATGATCAAGCTGCCCGAGACCTGGCGGACCGACTTCACCGACGAGTTCCTCGAGTTGCCCGAGGCCGAGCAGCAGCGGCACTTCTGGCCCATCGGCGTGATGAAGACCCTGGCCCGCTTCCCCCACGAGTACCAGACCTGGCTCTACTCGGGCCACACCGTGCCCAACGGCGACCCGCCCGCCCCCTTCGCCGACGACACGCAGATGGCCTGCGCCCTGCTCACCCCGCCGATGATCGAGAGCGAGGACTTCGGCACCGTCGAGCTCGCCGACGGACGACGCGTGTTCATCCTGCAGCTCTTGCCCATCGGAGCGGGCGAGACCGAGTACAAGCTGCGCAACGGCGTGGAAACGCTCATCGATCTCTTCCAAGAACAGGGCGTGGGCGACGTGGTGGACCCAGGCCGCCCGGACGTCTCGGGGCTGCGGGCCCGCCGGCGTCGCAAGAAGTTCCTCGGCCTCTTCTAG